Proteins encoded together in one Lathyrus oleraceus cultivar Zhongwan6 chromosome 5, CAAS_Psat_ZW6_1.0, whole genome shotgun sequence window:
- the LOC127080430 gene encoding uncharacterized protein LOC127080430 has product MHYSPSAEPSNHNREDPVADSVKTPHARRPKETVSGFSSSIVLEERTKEGSRYVHNAIATIVTGILSGNHEVPGVSIPLNIIEPDSVVDQENTESLGKNISDDVEQTDAHKESNVNKPLDNVAGEEVHVTHDVSDNPNCEAETVDLEEFSDNELLSSVLPSIAKRVRTRREKKTVAQRSPRKKIDVPTSSKTTVAVESSLKRKVHGPTKSWSKVKRLALERELAQNVLDCKDIMDLIQETSLMKTATQFSKCYEMLVKEFIVNFSEECVDGKSKEFGKVYVRGKCVNFSPSVINKYLGRPDEAQPELEVRKWPLKGKLVASKSSVKYAMLHKIGVANWVPTNHKSTVTVMLGKFIYAVGTKAKFDYGSYIFDQTLKHAGSFSVKGPIAFPSLICGIVLNQFPNILTENDSVKKRDSPMSFNHKLFLGTHVPDIVMTSGETSRVSNQLGKAAVIAMLKETCRELEARKLNLEKLISSLEMTEGDVLADGEEFGEAVAVAEEAERQGEEGEADASPDDGTDDDADSESDD; this is encoded by the exons ATGCATTATTCTCCTAGCGCTGAACCAAGCAACCATAACAGAGAAGATCCTGTTGCTGACTCTGTGAAGACCCcacatgcaagaagacctaaagaaactgTATCAGGCTTCTCCTCATCCATCGTTCTTGAGGAACGAACCAAAGAAGGTTCCAGGTATGTTCACAATGCCATTGCCACTATAGTGACTGGAATACTGTCTGGAAATCATGAGGTCCCCGGGGTTTCCATTCCCTTAAACATTATTGAACCTGATAGTGTTGTTGATCAAGAAAATACTGAGTCTTTAGGAAAGAATATCTCTGATGATGTTGAGCAAACTGATGCTCATAAGGAGTCAAATGTTAACAAACCCTTAGATAATGTCGCTGGTGAGGAAGTTCATGTCACTcatgatgtcagtgacaaccctaactGTGAGGCTGAAACAGTAGACCTGGAGGAATTTTCTGATAATGAGTTGTTGTCCTCTGTCctccctagcatagccaaaagggttaggactaggagagaaaagAAAACGGTGGCGCAAAGGTCCCCCAGAAAGAAGATTGATGTTCCAACCTCTTCAAAGACAACGGTGGCAGTCGAGAGTTCTCTCAAGAGGAAAGTTCATGGTCCAaccaaatcttggagcaaagtg AAGAGGCTGGCTTTGGAAAGGGAATTAGCTCAGAATGTCCTAGACTGTAAGGATATTATGGATCTTATTCAAGAGACTAGTTTAATGAAGACTGCGACTCAGTTTTCAAAGTGCTATGAGATGTTGGTAAAGGAATTTATTGTTAATTTTTCTGAAGAATGTGTTGATGGCAAGTCAAAGGAATTCGGGAAAGTGTATGTGAGAGGCAAGTGTGTAAATTTCTCTCCTTCAGTGATCAACAAGTATTTGGGAAGGCCTGATGAagctcaacctgagcttgag GTAAGGAAGTGGCCTCTCAAAGGAAAATTGGTGGCAAGTAAATCGAGTGTCAAGTATGCAATGCTGCACAAGATTGGAGTTGCTAACTGGGTGCCCACCAATCATAAATCTACAGTTACTGTAATGCTTGGAAAGTTTATAtatgctgttggaaccaaagccAAATTTGACTATGGCTCCTATATTTTTGATCAAACTTTGAAGCATGCAGgaagcttcagtgtgaagggtcctatagcctttccttctcTCATCTGTGGTATTGTTTTGAATCAGTTTCCAAACATCTTAACTGAGAATGATTCTGTGAAGAAAAGAGACAGCCCTATGTCATTCAATCATAAGTTGTTCCTAGGTACCCATGTCCCTgatattgtcatgacatcaggtGAGACATCACGCGTAAGCAATCAGCTAGGTAAAGCTGCTGTCATTGCAATGCTCAAAGAAACCTGCAGGGAATtagaggcaaggaagctgaaCTTGGAAAAATTGATTAGCTCTTTGGAGATGACTGAAGGTGATGTGCTAGCTGATGGTGAAGAATTTGGTGAAGCTGTTGCTGTTGCAGAAGAAGCTGAAAGACAAGGTGAAGAGGGAGAAGCAGATGCCAGTCCTGATGATGGCACAGATGATGATGCTGACTCTGAGTCAGATGACTAG